The Actinobacillus succinogenes 130Z region GCACAAACCGACAACGAGGTCCGATTAACGGACTGATGACGATCTGATAAAAACGAATCAGCTTGATGAGGATTTTTTCGCCAAGCGAATGTGACGCTGCCATAATTTAGCCAAACTTGCCGTAAACGTGGAATTATCTAATTTTCCGATCCCCGCTTTTGCCACAATCACAAAATCATAATTAGGCAATTCATGCTGCAGAAGGCGAAAGCTTTCACGGCATAACCGTTTGATGCGATTACGATCATGAGCGCGCTTTAAGTGTTTTTTAGCGACCGTT contains the following coding sequences:
- the rnpA gene encoding ribonuclease P protein component, with translation MIKQSLNFHRGLRLLAPEHFRHVFQNPQRASTPEVTILARSNSVGNPRLGLTVAKKHLKRAHDRNRIKRLCRESFRLLQHELPNYDFVIVAKAGIGKLDNSTFTASLAKLWQRHIRLAKKSSSS